GCTGAGGTCCCGCTGAATAACATGTTTGGATACGCCGGAGAACTGAGGTAAGGCCACTGAGTTCCATGGGACAGTCATCGGACAGCTGAACAAGCGAGGAGGCATTATTACTGGGAAGGAGGGAGCCAAAGGATGGACCACGGTGTATGCTGAGCTCCCGTTGAATAACATGTTTGGATACGCCGGAGAACTGAGGTAAGGCCACTGAGTTCCATTGGAGAGTCATCGGACAGCTGAACAAGCGAGGAGGCATTATTACTGGGAAAGAGGGAGCCAAAGGATGGACCACAGTGTATGCTGAGGTCCAGTTGAATAATATGTTTAGATACGCTGGAGAACTCAGTAAATTGTTGGGTACGTAACCTTATATAGGTTTTTTTGAACCACCCTAATAACTAATAAGCGTTGTATGTTTGAATGTTTTTAACTCACGACCTTCCGTGTTGTCGATTTCGGGGTTAACAACGATTGCAtatattttgaacacctcgcctgcTCAGCTGCATCATCACTGCTCGGTTTGTATGTCTGTTCGGATAGAGAAGAGTTGTAGAATGTATTGGCATAGTATAAACaaggcaaagtatgttatcttcataccaaagatagatataactccgtaatagatggatacagtctaaggaaaaaacgtgcctcgaaaatcaagaaaatttgattctcgttcagagggcgctactagttttggcctacagtcgtatagatggcgttgacggtttcgtttgttatttaacaattttaacgcatatcagtgaaagaacatgggtcaaaatcataaaaataattaatgcaaataaaaaaaatcatttatctatatttaaatacattctatcgtatttttataaatctttagttttagttttaaagtgtgtcgacagatggcagtgaatttactggggttataaaatttactatgacagtatcgctctagtataagttactctatgcttcatACACACGCActgcgcgcgacttgtatgtgtgcgccataaGTATCTATGCgccgccgcacgcacactcaaacaaaatctttactggagaaacgggtcgagattttgtttgagtgtgcgtgcggcacACATACAGTGCATTTCACAACTCTTCTCTTTTCGAACAAACTACATTTGATTGTAAATTTAGCTAATAAACAACTTTTCTTTATCCAGATCTATGACACAAGGCAAGGGTGAATTCAGCATGGAATACAGTCGTTACTCCCCCTGCCTCCCGGACGTACAAGAGCAACTCATCAGGAAGTACCAGGAGGAAATGGGCATAGTCCccgataaaaagaaaaacaaaaactaacCGCCTTTAGAATTATTTACTAGGTAATTTTTGTAagcaataaatgtttatttattaatttattacttgtTTTTGATTTCCCTACACAATATAGAAACAACATAACTTAAGACCTTTTTTTGCACATTTTGCTAAACAGAATTATTTGTATATTGAGGTTAAGGTGAATGTGGTGGACGACTGGCCACCAAAAGATGGCGTGATTGTGCACAAATTGCGGATTATCATAATCTCTCCCAAAACTCAAACATTTTCCAAGACGTGTTGATATTTACCgcacacaacaaaaaatatctaatcgaaatatatttacactcaacagtctcttttcatcataaaaaagtgtgtgcgtgtaatctttacgcgcgattgaagtaaaacttctttgacgatgacgtttatcgttATGTTGgtactttgacgtgtgtcctattgtgttgtgcgtgtgtcactactgagcgttacttccgacagaaaaaaaatctgagaccctctagtcgcgcctaaagaagttttacttcaaaaatctgTAAAAACTGCAAAGTATTGCAatatcttagtaatagggttttttccctttgggtacggaaccctaaaaatattggaaatgaattttaaattcttatttgAGTTAATTGTCAAACTATGATTCATGGTTCAAATCCCAgcgatgccaaattttttattttatttttatatttaatgaaaattatactttataattttaacgttcTGATAGGAGTTACTTTAAGCGTATGATATTCTTATTAATTGAGTGTCGCGAAATGTTCTACCGATAACTACAAAAACTCTtctaatgtgtatttgcgtctctcATTTTGCTTAGACTAGTGAGAGAATGAGACCACGTAACACGTACTCTCGCCGGTACTTCACGACGCCGTGCAGGAGTGAGATGCAGCACATGAATATTACTGTCACTGGAATACGGAAATTTACAACtgaaaattgtattgaatttttatcaaaagccctttattcgcacttaaactatcgtgagacacacttcaaaaaaaaaacagtaaaaaaaatagtgagtaaaaaccgtactgataaatattttttaaaagccCTTTATATTATTGGattaataggaaatattacgcgaaacacTGCAAAGGGGGCTCTactaccactaccacaatctgagggtctatcgcgaaacaagaaaatcgaaatttcgttatctaacaatctctgtcactcttgcctattcgagcgataaagaggcagaataggcagatagcgaaatttcggattcgcgtttcccgttaggtcctctgtaaacaaaccgccttgatgcatcaatgtcatattttattatctcttttAACGTTATAACGTTAACGTCGTTAACGAATTATCAATAATCAGTAACtaattaagtatgtataggCTAATTTCGACTGCTCTTGTACACATAGTCCTGGTCGAGCGGTACCTTGGGCGCAGTTGCTAGTTTGCGCTAGTGATCTGAGTTCAAGACCCGTTGGGCTGGctatgttttgctttttttatttttatgttcgttttttgtgtatttgtattttttttaattgttaataatattttgtatcaaaaccaatgcaaaatattattaacaattaaaaaaaatacaaatacacaaaacactaaaaataatagtgagtaaaaaccgtactgataaatattttttaaaagccCTTTATATTATTGGattaataggaaatattacgcgaaacacTGCAAAGGGGGCTCTactaccactaccacaatctgagggtctatcgcgaaacaagaaaatcgaaatttcgttatctaacaatctctgtcactcttgcctattcgagcgataaagaggcagaataggcagatagcgaaatttcggattcgcgtttcccgttaggtcctctgtaaacaaaccgccttgatgcatcaatgtcatattttattatctcttgtcaaaaacctgttaaaggtacagtatgtataagttactctatggtttactaaaaaggctagtgctgcactctggtggcagaacattgcagtaatatagttggtcaagcaaatcttgtcagtaaataagaacaaaaaactatactcatccttatcatttgggtgctagtactagtgtaagacaatagtagattgttaaccaagggatgaaaggcactcattcctgccgaggtattttggcgctcgaacgcagagagagcgccaatagtacgaggctgaaatgatgcctttcacctgagttaaacactctacttttcatttcgaatacgaggaaaataaaatgcgtgtgttttttttaaaacgtgaccaggtataattttttatagtatttttaagggtaccttcagttaacaatttaggcaaaagtgtctctatttatagaatggagagtcaaatatcagaatggaaattgtataacaaatccatttaaactcaaatttcaattgcttatcgtaaaaaaacaaaaaaaaatcgtacttcgaaggtgaaatgctctagtgcagacacgtatcattttctgcacaccttttagaacaacaatgagcctctttcagagcatgagaaatgaaaagatattatgattctctctgtacatgtttgaaatgagacagtcctttgacaaactatatttcctATTgcaattattacaaataaatttagttAGTCTAATTGCTgccttgttttgtttttgaggaggttttatattatattcgaATATGTTATGTCTTTGAAATAACGATAACGTTAACGTCGTTAACGAATTATCAGTAATCAGTAACtaattaagtatgtataggCTAATTTCGACTGCACCAGTACGCATAGACCTGGTCTAGCGGTACCTTGGGCGCAGTTGCTAGTTTGCGCTAGTGATCTGAGTTCGAGATCTGTTGGGCTGGctatgttttgctttttttatttttatattagttttttatgttcgttttttgtgtatttgtatttttttttaaattgttaataatattttgtattggTTTTGTATgtcttattttgtattttatttttatatccattttataaaaaccttACGTAaggcgaaaaataaataaagaaataataatatgaacaaggtagatgaaGGTATAGTTACACATGTACATAGTATTGGTATAGGTACTAGCCACCGCCTGCGATTGGTCTTCGTAGAAAACGTCAATTTCCTTTAGGGGTTGCATTCCCAAAAATCCTTTctatatagagggcgttgacggttttgtttgttatttataattttagcgcatatcagtaaaagaacatggttcaaaatcatataaaaaacattaatgcaaataaaaaaatcatttatcctaaatacatttgaacgtatttttataaatcttcgtttttagttttaaagtatgtcgatagatggcagtgaatttacagtggttacaaaatttactatgactgtaccgctctatcttattatatcctctttgcttttaggtatgtaagtgtgcgcaaagatagatataactccgtcttattatatccctctttggTGTGCGTGAATGCAAGAAACTGCAATATTTTGCAGTTCTGAATACATAATAATGAAATGAGATACTGTTGAGTGTAAACATGTTTCAATATggatgtaatattttttattgtttacgcCAATATCAACACATCTTCTGAAACTGTTTGTATTTTGGGAAAAACGGTGAAAATCCACAATTTGTGCACACTCACGCCATCTTTAGGCCGATAATCGGCATCCCCTCCCTAGACAACCACCACAACAcaggaaaaatattttgttccaaTCTCTTATAAAGCGCCATCTATCAGCGGCGCGCAGAATCGTATAGTTAGATTACCGACATCTAGCGGTAAATAGATGAAACTTAATTTGAACTACTCCTCAACAGATGTCGGTGCCATTAGTTTGATTTAGTTTGACTATTCGATAACAGATGTCGCTAAAGGTTGCGGGTATAAACTTTAGGATGGTACCTGTCCAAATTCTTTGTCCGATGTGTATTGCGTcttacattttgcttaatgagagagtgagacgcaatgacattggacaggTGTAATACCACCCTtaactaaatgttttttttttttaccacaccactagccggtaaaggctctcttgattgttcaaacaCTGATAAGAAACGTTCAAACGTAAAAGTTCACGTGCGagacaaagtaatcaaatgcaaattgattgagttgttttcttatgtttactggtagaattttttgaatgataaatattgaataacattaattttgaatcgatttgctttgattttgtttgatatttttcggTTAGTATTTTCCTAGTGTTGGTGTAATGAAAACATTTCATTCGGTGGCAAactttgtttaaccctcgtgccttgaaaccctcgcaaggctcaagattcaatttttcgaaccactcgctacgctcgtgggtCAGTTACAAGTAATTACGAAACAAGTTACCACAAAACTACCTGACAGTAGACAAAGGGCATTTTTTGTGAATAGAATTGTATTGTGCTTGTCAGCAGCAGAATTATCTAAGCGGATTAAGTGTTCATAATTAAGTACACACGTGATTATTCTGTTAACATAAATGTGGTGTTTTAAGAACGAATATGCCAAAATATTGATCTcagtattatttaagttaggcCATCAATTTGACtacattgtttttagggttccgtacccaaagggtaaaaaccggccaagtgcaagtcggactcgcgcacgaagggttccgtaccattacggaaaaaaacagcaaaaaaatcacgtttgttgtatgggagccccatttaaatatttatattattatgtttttagtatttgttgttatagcggcaacagaaatacatcatctgtgaaaattttaactgtataactatcacggttcatgagatacagcctggtgacagatagacggacggacagacggacagcgaagtcttagtaatagggtcccgtttttaccctttgggtacgggtacggaaccctaaaaacgggaccctattactaagactccgctgtccgtctgtctgtcaccaggctgtatctcttgaaccgtgatagctaatagacagttgaaattttcacagatgatgcgtttctattgccgctataacaacaaatactaaaaagtacggaaccctcggtgcgccagttcgactcgcacttggccggtttttttttacttttttattaacatCAACTTAATTATTTTCGCAGTATTCGAAGATGGTGCCTGGCAGATCCTTGAGCCCATCATGTACGTGGAAGTGACCATGCCTGAAGAATTCCACGGCACAGTCATCGGCCAGCTGAACAAGCGTGGCGGCATTATTACTGGCAACGAGGGAGCGGAAGGATGGACCACGGTGTATGCTGAGGTCCCGCTGAATAACATGTTTGGATACGCCGGAGAACTGAGGTAAGGCCACTGAGTTCCATGGGACAGTCATCGGACAGCTGAACAAGCGAGGAGGCATTATTACTGGGAAGGAGGGAGCCAAAGGATGGACCACGGTGTATGCTGAGCTCCCGTTGAATAACATGTTTGGATACGCCGGAGAACTGAGGTAAGGCCACTGAGTTCCATTGGAGAGTCATCGGACAGCTGAACAAGCGAGGAGGCATTATTACTGGGAAAGAGGGAGCCAAAGGATGGACCACAGTGTATGCTGAGGTCCAGTTGAATAATATGTTTAGATACGCTGGAGAACTCAGTAAATTGTTGGGTACGTAACCTTATATAGGTTTTTTTGAACCACCCTAATAACTAATAAGCGTTGTATGTTTGAATGTTTTTAACTCACGACCTTCCGTGTTGTCGATTTCGGGGTTAACAACGATTGCAtatattttgaacacctcgcctgcTCAGCTGCATCATCACTGCTCGGTTTGTATGTCTGTTCGGATAGAGAAGAGTTGTAGAATGTATTGGCATAGTATAAACaaggcaaagtatgttatcttcataccaaagatagatataactccgtaatagatggatacagtctaaggaaaaaacgtgcctcgaaaatcaagaaaatttgattctcgttcagagggcgctactagttttggcctacagtcgtatagatggcgttgacggtttcgtttgttatttaacaattttaacgcatatcagtgaaagaacatgggtcaaaatcataaaaataattaatgcaaataaaaaaaatcatttatctatatttaaatacattctatcgtatttttataaatctttagttttagttttaaagtgtgtcgacagatggcagtgaatttactggggttataaaatttactatgacagtatcgctctagtataagttactctatgcttcatACACACGCActgcgcgcgacttgtatgtgtgcgccataaGTATCTATGCgccgccgcacgcacactcaaacaaaatctttactggagaaacgggtcgagattttgtttgagtgtgcgtgcggcacACATACAGTGCATTTCACAACTCTTCTCTTTTCGAACAAACTACATTTGATTGTAAATTTAGCTAATAAACAACTTTTCTTTATCCAGATCTATGACACAAGGCAAGGGTGAATTCAGCATGGAATACAGTCGTTACTCCCCCTGCCTCCCGGACGTACAAGAGCAACTCATCAGGAAGTACCAGGAGGAAATGGGCATAGTCCccgataaaaagaaaaacaaaaactaacCGCCTTTAGAATTATTTACTAGGTAATTTTTGTAagcaataaatgtttatttattaatttattacttgtTTTTGATTTCCCTACACAATATAGAAACAACATAACTTAAGACCTTTTTTTGCACATTTTGCTAAACAGAATTATTTGTATATTGAGGTTAAGGTGAATGTGGTGGACGACTGGCCACCAAAAGATGGCGTGATTGTGCACAAATTGCGGATTATCATAATCTCTCCCAAAACTCAAACATTTTCCAAGACGTGTTGATATTTACCgcacacaacaaaaaatatctaatcgaaatatatttacactcaacagtctcttttcatcataaaaaagtgtgtgcgtgtaatctttacgcgcgattgaagtaaaacttctttgacgatgacgtttatcgttATGTTGgtactttgacgtgtgtcctattgtgttgtgcgtgtgtcactactgagcgttacttccgacagaaaaaaaatctgagaccctctagtcgcgcctaaagaagttttacttcaaaaatctgTAAAAACTGCAAAGTATTGCAatatcttagtaatagggttttttccctttgggtacggaaccctaaaaatattggaaatgaattttaaattcttatttgAGTTAATTGTCAAACTATGATTCATGGTTCAAATCCCAgcgatgccaaattttttattttatttttatatttaatgaaaattatactttataattttaacgttcTGATAGGAGTTACTTTAAGCGTATGATATTCTTATTAATTGAGTGTCGCGAAATGTTCTACCGATAACTACAAAAACTCTtctaatgtgtatttgcgtctctcATTTTGCTTAGACTAGTGAGAGAATGAGACCACGTAACACGTACTCTCGCCGGTACTTCACGACGCCGTGCAGGAGTGAGATGCAGCACATGAATATTACTGTCACTGGAATACGGAAATTTACAACtgaaaattgtattgaatttttatcaaaagccctttattcgcacttaaactatcgtgagacacacttcaaaaaaaaaacagtaaaaaaaatagtgagtaaaaaccgtactgataaatattttttaaaagccCTTTATATTATTGGattaataggaaatattacgcgaaacacTGCAAAGGGGGCTCTactaccactaccacaatctgagggtctatcgcgaaacaagaaaatcgaaatttcgttatctaacaatctctgtcactcttgcctattcgagcgataaagaggcagaataggcagatagcgaaatttcggattcgcgtttcccgttaggtcctctgtaaacaaaccgccttgatgcatcaatgtcatattttattatctcttttAACGTTATAACGTTAACGTCGTTAACGAATTATCAATAATCAGTAACtaattaagtatgtataggCTAATTTCGACTGCTCTTGTACACATAGTCCTGGTCGAGCGGTACCTTGGGCGCAGTTGCTAGTTTGCGCTAGTGATCTGAGTTCAAGACCCGTTGGGCTGGctatgttttgctttttttatttttatgttcgttttttgtgtatttgtattttttttaattgttaataatattttgtatcaaaaccaatgcaaaatattattaacaattaaaaaaaatacaaatacacaaaacactaaaaataatagtgagtaaaaaccgtactgataaatattttttaaaagccCTTTATATTATTGGattaataggaaatattacgcgaaacacTGCAAAGGGGGCTCTactaccactaccacaatctgagggtctatcgcgaaacaagaaaatcgaaatttcgttatctaacaatctctgtcactcttgcctattcgagcgataaagaggcagaataggcagatagcgaaatttcggattcgcgtttcccgttaggtcctctgtaaacaaaccgccttgatgcatcaatgtcatattttattatctcttgtcaaaaacctgttaaaggtacagtatgtataagttactctatggtttactaaaaaggctagtgctgcactctggtggcagaacattgcagtaatatagttggtcaagcaaatcttgtcagtaaataagaacaaaaaactatactcatccttatcatttgggtgctagtactagtgtaagacaatagtagattgttaaccaagggatgaaaggcactcattcctgccgaggtattttggcgctcgaacgcagagagagcgccaatagtacgaggctgaaatgatgcctttcacctgagttaaacactctacttttcatttcgaatacgaggaaaataaaatgcgtgtgttttttttaaaacgtgaccaggtataattttttatagtatttttaagggtaccttcagttaacaatttaggcaaaagtgtctctatttatagaatggagagtcaaatatcagaatggaaattgtataacaaatccatttaaactcaaatttcaattgcttatcgtaaaaaaacaaaaaaaaatcgtacttcgaaggtgaaatgctctagtgcagacacgtatcattttctgcacaccttttagaacaacaatgagcctctttcagagcatgagaaatgaaaagatattatgattctctctgtacatgtttgaaatgagacagtcctttgacaaactatatttcctATTgcaattattacaaataaatttagttAGTCTAATTGCTgccttgttttgtttttgaggaggttttatattatattcgaATATGTTATGTCTTTGAAATAACGATAACGTTAACGTCGTTAACGAATTATCAGTAATCAGTAACtaattaagtatgtataggCTAATTTCGACTGCACCAGTACGCATAGACCTGGTCTAGCGGTACCTTGGGCGCAGTTGCTAGTTTGCGCTAGTGATCTGAGTTCGAGATCTGTTGGGCTGGctatgttttgctttttttatttttatattagttttttatgttcgttttttgtgtatttgtatttttttttaaattgttaataatattttgtattggTTTTGTATgtcttattttgtattttatttttatatccattttataaaaaccttACGTAaggcgaaaaataaataaagaaataataatatgaacaaggtagatgaaGGTATAGTTACACATGTACATAGTATTGGTATAGGTACTAGCCACCGCCTGCGATTGGTCTTCGTAGAAAACGTCAATTTCCTTTAGGGGTTGCATTCCCAAAAATCCTTTctatatagagggcgttgacggttttgtttgttatttataattttagcgcatatcagtaaaagaacatggttcaaaatcatataaaaaacattaatgcaaataaaaaaatcatttatcctaaatacatttgaacgtatttttataaatcttcgtttttagttttaaagtatgtcgatagatggcagtgaatttacagtggttacaaaatttactatgactgtaccgctctatcttattatatcctctttgcttttaggtatgtaagtgtgcgcaaagatagatataactccgtcttattatatccctctttggTGTGCGTGAATGCAAGAAACTGCAATATTTTGCAGTTCTGAATACATAATAATGAAATGAGATACTGTTGAGTGTAAACATGTTTCAATATggatgtaatattttttattgtttacgcCAATATCAACACATCTTCTGAAACTGTTTGTATTTTGGGAAAAACGGTGAAAATCCACAATTTGTGCACACTCACGCCATCTTTAGGCCGATAATCGGCATCCCCTCCCTAGACAACCACCACAACAcaggaaaaatattttgttccaaTCTCTTATAAAGCGCCATCTATCAGCGGCGCGCAGAATCGTATAGTTAGATTACCGACATCTAGCGGTAAATAGATGAAACTTAATTTGAACTACTCCTCAACAGATGTCGGTGCCATTAGTTTGATTTAGTTTGACTATTCGATAACAGATGTCGCTAAAGGTTGCGGGTATAAACTTTAGGATGGTACCTGTCCAAATTCTTTGTCCGATGTGTATTGCGTcttacattttgcttaatgagagagtgagacgcaatgacattggacaggTGTAATACCACCCTtaactaaatgttttttttttttaccacaccactagccggtaaaggctctcttgattgttcaaacaCTGATAAGAAACGTTCAAACGTAAAAGTTCACGTGCGagacaaagtaatcaaatgcaaattgattgagttgttttcttatgtttactggtagaattttttgaatgataaatattgaataacattaattttgaatcgatttgctttgattttgtttgatatttttcggTTAGTATTTTCCTAGTGTTGGTGTAATGAAAACATTTCATTCGGTGGCAAactttgtttaaccctcgtgccttgaaaccctcgcaaggctcaagattcaatttttcgaaccactcgctacgctcgtgggtCAGTTTTGGGGTTGTTTTTTAAATGAGCATTTTTTGCTATCCCAAGGCTGTAATTCCAAATGCATTGAACGAACAGTATTGCTATGGGTATATTTTCATTAcatatgttataaattaataaataatatactataGGTTCCTTAAGTATGTATTGTTTGTGATAAAAACGAATTTCTTACCCTAAACACAGCGAAAGCTACTGCTGATTTCGCGTGTCCCACGTGCAGTTTGGCtcgacaaaaaaaacaaaagtatgGATGTAGGAAATGTTTTATCAATTATTGATAAGTACTTTAtgtagataattatttatagaatcgatctatttatttataaaaaataatgcgttatttaatatttattaaagcaGGAAAGCCTTTTTGTGGCTGTCTCGCGCGGCACGGTTTTTGTTATGACTTAAGGATATAATGATTAAGGACCTCCCTAAATCTGGTTTGTCTATTGATCTA
This DNA window, taken from Cydia strobilella chromosome 4, ilCydStro3.1, whole genome shotgun sequence, encodes the following:
- the LOC134741140 gene encoding elongation factor G, mitochondrial-like, whose translation is MYVEVTMPEEFHGTVIGQLNKRGGIITGNEGAEGWTTVYAEVPLNNMFGYAGELRSMTQGKGEFSMEYSRYSPCLPDVQEQLIRKYQEEMGIVPDKKKNKN